GCATGATGCTTTTTAGATCCGGAGCCTTCTGTTGGACCATATGTTTCTGCATGGCAAGCAGCTTGGCTTGGATCTCTGGTGTCTGGTTTTGTAGCAGAGCTTGCCGCACCACTGCAGGGAAATAGAGATTTGTTTGctatagtaaaatgtaaaagtattttCATGCTAAACTCGAAGAAGACTCAGGAAACTCGAGTGTTACCATGACTTCACTGCCCTTGAGACTTAAAACAGCAGTTtacaaagttatttatttgtctTATCTTTGAAGCAGAATTTTTCTCAGCTTGTTATAACCTAGTTATTACTGACCTTCCTGCACAACCTGTGGGGTGACAGCATATTTCTGGCCGGTGGGGTTCGGAGCCACTGCAGGAGATTTGGGTCCAGTCCCCTGTACTGTGGGAGTGGAGCCAGCAGTTTGGGACTTTACTGTAGTCTGCACAACACCAGCCTTCCCTTCAGCTCCCACACCAACCTGCAAACATGGACATGGTTGTACACTAGGAAATTGGATGTAAGTCCAGGAAAGAAATACTGCCTACAACTACGGTCAACACTAAATATTTCCAAGGGATCCTAAAATCAAGCATCCTTTCCTACAGAAAGTCAGGAGTACCTTTGAAAagatgtcattttgttttgttttcttcttaatGGGTTAGTTTGGTTTGAGCCTGCTTGACAAAAATTACAACTGTCATATAGTATAAAGTCTCTCAAATTAGTCAGATAAATATGTCAAgtgtacattttgtataataaaacacattaaaaaatcaCACAGCCCATGTAGCCCTAATCATATAGATAAAATGCTATGAGTACAAAACAGGTGTATGAAACACAATGAATACACCACAGAGGTTCAATGCTTGcatcttttgacaattttataaatattttaaatgatggaAGTTAAAATCTTGTGAATGCAGATACCGTCCAAATTATAAAGATGTATTAATAATGAATGGAAAGAATGCAAATCAACTACAATTTTTTTGAAACTGGTGATATTTGGGTGTGCCACTTACATGATCAGTGCAAAATTGctaacttatttcttttaaataatcaaatttgtgtatgctttttttatttcaaatagtaGCATATACAATACTGTATCAGACGTATGTATAATTATGGTATTGAGCATATACCTGTTTTACAAATTGGTGCTGGAAGGAAGCCCCGGTCTGTGTTGTCACAGTGGGCTGGTTTGTCGAGCTGGGCTGAGAGGTATCCACCTGCTTCAGCTTtaactgctgctgctgctggagGGCAGCTAGCTGCTGAGGTGTCACTGTGATTGTCTGACCAGGGGTTCCGGACAACTACAACACACAGGGGTGGGGAGTTTGTAATCAACAAAACACTTCAATGCACTGAATAGGGCTTTGAGATCCTCAAAATCAAAGTAGTAAAATCTATGGAAGATGTACAGATTGGAATAACATCTGTCTTTGAAATTCACATAAAATCTagtgattggtcaatatttcatttcgtGAAAAGGAATAGCTACAATATCCTTAATTACAATGTGTTAAAGTTAAATATCAGACCTGGAGTATCTGTCCACCAGGCAGTTTGATCTGCTGTGTCTGAGGTTGCTGTGTTGGAGTCTGGCCCTGCTGGGCAGCTGCTGCCTGGAGGGTGGCCTGCTGCTGGGCAAGGATGGCCTGCTGCTGCTGCAACTGCTGCTGCTTCAGCTGCACACTGACTGCTGACTGGGGCTGCTGCTGCTGGCCCTGCACCACTATTTGTGGAGTTATGTGTCTGATGATCTTGGGCCCCTGTGGAGTGTTGGCCAGGGCCATTATGGAGCCCCCTGAAGTTCCCACCTTCTGTATTACCTGACCAGCTGTCCCCTTCACCGGGGAGATGATTCTGGCAATGCCACCACCAGCTGAGGTCATTATGGACACTGTGCCTGCTGAAACAGTGCTGGACTGTGGAGTGCTGACAAGCATGGCCTGTGCCCCACCTTGAGAACCCAGAACAATCTTGGTAGGAGTGGTACCAGCACTAGCCCCCAGACTGACTGGGATACCGGCGCTGTTCACAACCACTGTCTGAGGCTGGATGGTTGGCTGGGAGGCCTGTATCTGTATGGCTGCCCGCTGTGGGGTGGCGGGCTGAGAGGATGCAAGTTGGACCATACCTCCTTGCTGCTGCAGCTGCTTCTGTGCCACAGTGCTGATCAGCTGCAGGCGACCATCTGGCAGCTTGATCACCTGCTGGCCTGTTAATgccaaatataacaataatacaatagtaTTGTATTACAATGCTTTTCTACTCTGTAATGCAATATACTGCATCTCGGTGAGCAGACATTCATGTAGATTTGTTAGTCAAAATGTTGTGGTGacgttttaaaagaaaatgatttttttaatggaaatcctggaaaatattaaaatgcttccaaattttttaaatgaaagaaacaatTCAAAAGAGTTtacactttaaatattttgtttcttcatATTAACCATAATATATAAAGCAAGGTGGACCTGTGCACACTTACCAGGCATAAGGCCTTTGACCTGAAGCTGTCCATTGGGTCCCTGAATGATCTGGACATTCTGCACGTTGCTGGGCGTGCTCGTTCTCACTGTGGTAGGAGTGGCAGCTAAAATAAGTGAGTGATAAGCGTTCAGATGGAGAAGGGTAACCCTTTGTGCACTTTTCATGTCTAAGGGCTGTTAGCAAAAAGCAAAAACTATAGTGAATTTTTGAGCGTTTTTTGCCCAATGACATACCCCACTAAATAACCTTGATTTTCCGAGGAAAACCTGATTTATTAaccatttattgtaaaaataaatgaaccaCACCCTCACACATTGAAAACTATAATATAATGTACTCATTTTTGAAgagttttcattgttaaaatattgtgaaTGCTTGACTACCTCTGACAACCGTCTGTCCAGCCAGGCCTGTGCCTCCTGTGTTCAGCTTGATAGCAGTAAGAGGCTGGCCTCCTCCCATTGTGACCACTGTACCCTGGGCAGGTTTTGGTGCCAGCTGTATGGTCTGACTGCCTGCAGGCCGCAGTGCAATGGTCCCCGGACTGCCTGGTATCTGCACCTTCACCATGGGACGAACACCCGTCAAACCAGAACTGACAACAGATCCTCCAACTGAAAATTCAGGATAACACAAGTTTAATCTACATTTTAAAGACTATTGCTAACAGTGCAAAAAGATTATTCCAGATTGTTTCTCTATTTTATTCTCCTTTAGAATTGTTAGATTCAgaagtaaaacataacaacCATATAAAAAAAGATCAGAACTTTTCAACATTGGCTggatatatatatcatttaaagaatATAGAAGATgagtgtttgtttcagtgtaagatcgttatatatttcacaacGTGTATCGAAAATCTATATGTTAATAGAACACtgaaaaaacatattcttttttattgtatgtctAAAAGGGATATTAAATGACAGTTAatggttgttttttaaaagccCAATGCAAACATAGCATCATTTCGGAAACTAAGTCATTGAATTTGTGTCCCAGCATTTGTGCCTCCTTTATGAATGCTTATGTTTAATTTGGAATTGAGAGCATGATAAACTTTcaatactttgaaaaaatattaaaatcttatttcttcagtgaatgataatattaaaataaataataaaacttaacaatCTGTGCAGAACTTGatcaaaaatgattaatttacaAAAGTCTTACTGGTTGTGATGGCCTTGGGTTGGACatgctgtattttttttacaaggCCGCCTGGTGAAAGGATGGTGGTCATGCCGCCCGCTGTCTTTAGCACAGTGGAGCCTGGTGTCAGCGAGGTCAGGGTCTTAAACACAGCTTGGGAACCTGTCACTTTGTGTAGGAAGAAAAAACAACTATTAAGTTGATACATATGAAGAGTTTCAGCTTACTTTCTTAAAGCAGCTGAAAAACTGACTGTTGCACTATACAAGCAAATTGGcatcaggtaaaaaaaaatcacaatactTATGTAGTGAAAATTTGCAGGAGTATTACTGTAACATTCATAAACCAAATATCAGATGGACTGCACATtgaatgtttacaattttgtaAACTGCATCAGTCTACATATGTTAACCTGTTGCAGTGGTAGTGTATGTCGTCTGTGCCTCTAACAGTCGTTTCTGCTGCATGGCAGCCCTCTGCTGCTTCAGCTGCTCCTCCAACTGCTGTTTGATCTGGGTGGCGTTCTGTGCCGCCTGCTGGGTGTTCAGCTTCTCCTGCTGGGCTGCACGTTGCTTCTCAACCCTGCAAATAACCAAACATTGTCACTGAAATTGAAAACCTCCTACCTCGATATGATAGCAGTAATAGATTACAGGTAAATGAAATGTCACCGCTCTGCATTCCAGTTCAAGTTCATccattgaaaaaatgaaatgagaGTGGAGAAAATAAGTATCAATGAGCAATGTGTTCCCTGTAGAGTGAGgacttttgttttataaatacaatttcattaaGGAATTTACACTTTGGATACTCATTAATGATTGTTGTACTTTCAATGTACATGCAACAAACACTGAATGTGTTGTGACTTACTTCTCCCCAAACAATTTGATCTCCCAGAGCTCTAGTCGTTCTTCAGGAACCCAGGTCTCAGTTACGCTAGGCTCCGTCAGCTTTGGAGATTCTGCCCTCTTTCTCTCACGAAGACCACTTCTTATTGGAGTGTACTTCTCTGTAACAGGTAATATAGAGTGTGAtggatttaatttatttatgattcTGTGACAGCAAAATATCCATAATATtctaacataaattttaaaaaagtaaagaaagaACTGATcaataagatttaaaatatgaaagtaGCAGACACAGGTATCTGTTGACAAAAGAAccttatttcaatttagtaTCTTTTTTGTTAAACACTTTTACCTTTCGGTTGTTCAGGCACACCCAGTGGTACGATGATTTTCCTGACCTGGAACTCGGAACGTAGGCCGTATGGGGCAATATCTCTTCTCTTGAGGAGCTCAGTGGTGGTGATCTCAGTCTCTGTAGAGCTGGTGTTGGTGCCCCCTGCAGGAGGTTTTGTCTGCATATCATCCCAACGTACAGATGCCCAGAACACTCTCAGGTGAAGCCCTGCTGCTGCCAATGACTTGATGGTGTTAAGACGGTACTTGAACGATGTCTTAAAAAGTGGTCTTGGACAAGGATAAAGCCAGTCTACATTGTTCATTTTACAGTCATATTTGAAACCATGAACTTCAATTTTTCCTGCCTTTCTTGACAATTTTTTTGCTTCCCATTTTTCTAACACAAATAAGTTCCTAAAACCTGATGGTGTAAGAAATTTCTGAACTACTGGTAAGCTTGTCTTTTTCTGAGCTTTCTTTTTCACACCTGCCTTTGCCAACTTTAATAATTGCACTTTGTCCTTTGTTGTTCTGACCTTAGGTATTTTAGATTTAATATCATCCACAGTCATCTTGTCAAGGGCCTGTCTTATGTAAGCTTGTGCTTGAGAATATGTCAGGTTCTGACCGGTCTTTTGGGCAATTAGTTGAGCAAGATTGCCTGGTATGGAAATCATTGTCTTTCCTTTTGGTGAACCTACAGCAGATTTCACTGACACACCTGTCTTAGAAGCAGGCTTGGCTGTTTCATCTTTATTAAAAGGCACATGAATCACTTTAGCTGCACTTGCTCCACTAATATTCGCATTATTGGCATTGAGATTTTCAGCTGCAGACTTGCTGCCACCCTCATCTTTGTCCCCTAGAATGTCAACTTCTTCATCTTCCGTCCCACTTTTGTTTGCTGAAGCTTCCTTCTTTCCTTCATCAGTTTTGTCTTCATCATCCTCGTCCACTTCCATCTGCACATCACCTGCATCATCCACATCCAGctcttcatcatcatcttcttcatcaTTCTCAAACCTACACTGGACACTATAGCACTGGCCTCCTATAACATCCCCAGCCTGGCACAGAGGTGAGTAACAACCATATTTCACTGGCTTTACCTTTGTAGGCTCTTTCTTTTCCACAACTGCAGGTCTAGAGAGAGATATAATATTCTTCTCTGGAGATGAACATACTTCCTTCTGTTCTTGTTTTGCTGCCTCTAGTTTGAGTTTCCATTGCAGCTGCTGCAGTATGCTGTCTCTCTGTCTCTTCTCTATTTCCTCAAGTCTAAGTCTCCTTTCCAGCAGATTGTCTAGTTTAGCATAAGGCTTTGTAACTTTTGGATAATAAGTGTGCTCTTCTATGGCTTTGCTAACATCAATGAGATCAACATCACACTTTTTAGTCAATAGAGAATAGGTTTTTAAGTTAGCCTTAGAAAAGTTTCCCTGAGCAACTCTGACTGGTTTTGTTACTTTCTTAGGAGACAAACTCTCCACATCCACATTCCCAGTCTGTACACTTTTCACTTCATTCTCAATGTCCTTTTCAGTTTTTGGCACTTCCTTAGTTATATCAACATCCATTGGTTCTTCTTTTACATCTACATTGCCATCTCCTTTTTCATCTTTAACTTCCCCAGAACTGTCTTGTTTAGTGTCTGTTTTTTCATCTTCCTCTGTCTTAATCTCCTCACTTTTGACCTCCACCTCAGCCACTTCTGTTTTCACCTCCACCTCTTCAGCCACATCAGTATCCATCATGATCACCTCATCCTTGCTCTCAGACTGTTCCGTCACTTCTTGTTTTGTGTCAATTTCAACCTTGGGCTTTTTGTCATTCTCATCTACTTCCATCTTGACGCCTTTCTCATCTGCAAAACACAGTTTGAATATATGACAAATTTTAGGGCATAACAATTATGAACTAAAGGAGTAATTTTTTTGGCCTGAATTTCAGGGTaagcaaaatgacaaaaaaaattttttttatctgtggACAAATAGAAATTACCATAAAATACTGGTAATTTACAGAAAATACACGAAAATAATACTATTGAGCAAACAAAGATGACCAGGAtagccctatatcgctcacctgattgaAAAAACGgttcaaaagtaattgatcgACAACATACTGGATGCCAACTACCCCTATTAAACTATAATACATCTTGTTTTTTAAACAggcttttaaaaacatgaaaaatatgagtctgtttaattagttttgaagggccataactcttacagcATATTGTTAATGTGAATAAGTTAATGAAGTTTGATGatgatatattcaatgattgtaaagcaataaaataattatattaaaattatattaaaacaaataatatatatatatatctggaaaattaaacatataaagatGTTTAATTTTCCATGTAgacaaaaagtgataagtagCCCTGCTCCGTAGCCGCCATGTTTTTTACGTATCAACAAATGGGAGGAATTGGATACAGGGTTTCCTAGGAATATTTCTGTGAATTATGTTAAAATCTGGCCTGCAGCTTCTGAGAAGAAGATATATCAAGTTTTTCTTTGGGTTGCCTTAGCAACCAAAGTTTTGCATGGAAGCACTTTTATTGAAGGAATCTCGAAGACGACCACTCAAAGAACATTCCTGTGAGGGATGGTTGAAATTGTTCCAGTGGTTGAGGAGGGGAGAAGgtgtttgaagaaaaatggTGACGATGGGCGGACAACAGACAATCACCCTATCACAATCACCTCTATGACCATGcatgaatatatgtatgttaatgTACAAAGTATTTCATTCAGCATCTTCATGATGACTTGAAATGCAACTGCTTACCCATCTCCTTAGATCCTATGAGTCTGTCCTGTCTAGCTTGGAGTTTCCTGGCAGCTGCTCGTAGGCCAACTGTATCCTGGGGGGTGGTGTTAGTGCGATGGGATGATCGGACCCACGCCCACCCCTGTCCGCCAGTTACCCGGTACTCCTCACCTCGTTGCTTCCACACCTGCACATCACAAACACACAAATTCCACTGAGCACCCTCTGATGACTAGCTACCACAAGCAGGAGCCATCACTTGTCAAAGTTTCTTTCCAGTCAATAAAGGGCATTACTTGATAATTATTACAGGTATGTTTTGGGCTTTGCTAGGCATGAATGTATTATTACTGGTCACATGTTAGCTAGGATAATATTTTTTGAGATGTGGCAAACATTACAGTTCATTGAACTATTCTTTTATCAAATAAGTAAGGGGCAATATGTGACAATTATCAAAGACAAACTAATTGGCCATTCTACACATTTGGGAATTTTCACATACTGTGTCAAGAGtattatgtgtatgtttttgctTGCCAAAGCCTGTAGTTACCTGGTGTTTGAGGCCAAGAGTGTACTTGATCCAGACAAGTGGTCGCCCAAGCTCATCATCGGCCAGTTTCTTCTGCTCCCTCTCTTTTTTCTTCATCTCCTCACGGTCAGCAGACGATATCTTCCGCAGCTTGATGTGACCTGAAGAGAATcgatttttatatgaaaacatttttcataagcTTTGAAATACAATGCAGTCTGACCCATTTCTAATGTTGAAAATTTAATTAAGTCATACATAATTTCTTATTTACATTCCATAAAATTCCCAACATTTTGGTGAAATAACTTTTCCTCAAGCTGTCAAGAAGATGGCCTGTGAAATAAACTACAGATTGCATTTTTGGAAGATTGCTTGTCTTCATCATTGTGTTGTTAAAGGTGAAAAACAATCAATGAGGGACATAAAATTTGGACTGTTGATGATCAAACATTggggtcatatactggtcatGATCAAACTGCATACACCAAGTATAAAGTTTCTGGGtctaagtatgaagttcctgggtcatCTGAAGGACACTGTAACCATGACCtaatgacctcaaaatcaataagggtcaccTACTAATTAAAACCAAATAGCAAACCAAGTATGGAAGTTtctgggtgcaagcattctaTAGTATACAGTCAAAACCATTTCTTTTTAACCTCATGGTCactgcaaccttgacctttgacctggcATAGCCAATCAAATGTACCTTGATGAAAGTTCTTTTTTTATTCCAcaagaaaccattttttcacctcaaggtcacatttaccttaccttttgacctactgatcccaataacaataggggtcatgaccaactggcataccaagtatgaggtacCTGGGTGCAAGTgctctttagttattgagcggaaaacTCCCCGGAAAGGTCTCAGCTACCTACCATCTCAAAAttaataagggtcatctactaattATGACCAACTGGCACACCAAGTAAgtagttcctgggtgcaagcttTCTTAAGTTATTCAGCTGGAACCATTTTTCAGCTTGAGGTTGCTGTTTTCCacctgaaggtcactgtgaccttgccctttgacctactgatctcaaaatctaAGTCATTGCTGGTCATGAATAACTTGCATTCCCAGTATGAAGTTCCTAGACCCTCAAGGATCTTCAGTTATTGGcagaaactgtttttatttgcCTCAAAATCAAAGCTAtttatctactggtcatgaccaaccagcataccaagtatgaagttcttgGGTTTTAGCGTTCTCATCTTTTTGCAAAGAACCAAAGtatgacgtacggacggacagactgacagggcaaaaacaatatatcgCCCCCTATCattgggggagacataataatgaatgataaataaatggCTGTGGCTGAGTAATGGCGTTTGATTTCAAAGgcaaatgtacatgttttttatattgctACATGAGCTACATACACTGGATCTTACTTATTTTGTACATGActgataatatttcttttgaagaatttctttttatgaaattaaaagaacaGGCAGCTAGTACCTAAGTTTTCATGCCAGACTGGGAGCATAAGGCAAGGCTTGATGACGGATTCCAACACAGCGAGAGCGTTAGCAAAGTCGTCTGGCTTATTACACAGATGCAGGGCCTTCATCCACGCCTGGCGGTGCAGAGGCCAGTTTGGGTGCATGAACGGTGTTGGTATGGAGTTCTCCAGCTGAGCAAGGCTCAGACGCATGGTTGACATGGTCATGACCTTGTTGCCATGTATCGTGCCATTCCACTTGAACTCACTTGCTGCAGTGAGGCTGAACTTATGTGAGAGGTATCGTCGCTTGTCACGCTCCTCATTGTGCTGGTATTTGTTCAGGGCCAGAGTTGCCGTACTGTACTGGTTAACATACTGCTTGTACCCTCCATCCATACCTGAATTTAAAACCCAAACTCTGAGAAAAACAGACATTTTAATTTTGCCTGACTCAAAAACTTAAGTTGTTTACTTACAGTTGTGAAATTTCACCATAAATGAACAATCAtctttattactttttaattcattataacttgaagttgtttattttaaattaagtgaataaaaataaaatatattaaaaattattttacatgaacaatgagatcattaaataagaaatttgaATTACGGTTAGTTAGGAATTGccttaaaatgtataatgaataaCCGGTCCAGCTCTTTAAAACTGGATTTCACTAACTAAAtctaacaaaataatacaagacATGCAAAATTACTTTTGGCGTAAGAATAACTTTCAAGAATATAGATAATCTAGCAGATTCATAATTTACCAAGTTTGAAGTATGTCTG
Above is a genomic segment from Mya arenaria isolate MELC-2E11 chromosome 2, ASM2691426v1 containing:
- the LOC128205699 gene encoding nucleosome-remodeling factor subunit BPTF-like isoform X1 — encoded protein: MPRGGGRGRGRPPRTQTPRSANFLRKPKAFGGGYVGDNNNSRASTPLSNYSSSSTHVRGKYERGRRDTAHRGRAFVQNLFDDDDEEMSRDSFGNASFDPGSENLDDLSNLDGDSDRSFVDDDSDSDFSVESGSTTSKRKVVFFRRPKSPEIPDDIEVTQLILPSSSNDLLIPTNFIMPCLGIYEILRHFRSIVRLSPFTYEDFCACLLAEEQCNLYTEIHIMLLKAILREEDNNSSTFGPSDVKDSINVSFFFNDSMTWAEVTRIYLESDRNSSGDFSETIAVLEKAEFPFVSVDDKVKVLQTLTDLFLTTNKVREEILMEGNIHYDDHCRACHKLGDLLCCETCSAVYHLACVEPPLEEVPDDDWLCNICRAHQVKGVTDCVSEAEKSGLLCRQDPVGYDRHGRKYWFLERRIIVEGDDRVWYYSTKRQLDELLEVFDKQGFERELAFVISDLRDDINRQMTITEQLTEEKCTNNKKSAIEVENAQLEKIQSDRAKRKAEEEAERKKKEEELRRQREEEEQRRREEIEHRLNNGDEAEVLSSMSMQHVSSDSTNMTTEIISTSDLGVVSAVETVETTTTTTTTTKSTIRITPSPDKEVVKTIEPGLMTSGRKSEERSESVNKGDNSHSTHNGDSSQSSEPKWPVLSKESKVIVVGGDGKQGQGLMNIQSVCPNSKPGTTFVLLNKEGNQMKISLAPKKDETDENKTEEENMQANGGRMMITRSKTGSLTPKLFSDSVMGTTIKTTTSNVKTLSTNNADEVLIINKDGEITRVARSKLATTTSIFTQQTYFKLGMDGGYKQYVNQYSTATLALNKYQHNEERDKRRYLSHKFSLTAASEFKWNGTIHGNKVMTMSTMRLSLAQLENSIPTPFMHPNWPLHRQAWMKALHLCNKPDDFANALAVLESVIKPCLMLPVWHENLGHIKLRKISSADREEMKKKEREQKKLADDELGRPLVWIKYTLGLKHQVWKQRGEEYRVTGGQGWAWVRSSHRTNTTPQDTVGLRAAARKLQARQDRLIGSKEMDEKGVKMEVDENDKKPKVEIDTKQEVTEQSESKDEVIMMDTDVAEEVEVKTEVAEVEVKSEEIKTEEDEKTDTKQDSSGEVKDEKGDGNVDVKEEPMDVDITKEVPKTEKDIENEVKSVQTGNVDVESLSPKKVTKPVRVAQGNFSKANLKTYSLLTKKCDVDLIDVSKAIEEHTYYPKVTKPYAKLDNLLERRLRLEEIEKRQRDSILQQLQWKLKLEAAKQEQKEVCSSPEKNIISLSRPAVVEKKEPTKVKPVKYGCYSPLCQAGDVIGGQCYSVQCRFENDEEDDDEELDVDDAGDVQMEVDEDDEDKTDEGKKEASANKSGTEDEEVDILGDKDEGGSKSAAENLNANNANISGASAAKVIHVPFNKDETAKPASKTGVSVKSAVGSPKGKTMISIPGNLAQLIAQKTGQNLTYSQAQAYIRQALDKMTVDDIKSKIPKVRTTKDKVQLLKLAKAGVKKKAQKKTSLPVVQKFLTPSGFRNLFVLEKWEAKKLSRKAGKIEVHGFKYDCKMNNVDWLYPCPRPLFKTSFKYRLNTIKSLAAAGLHLRVFWASVRWDDMQTKPPAGGTNTSSTETEITTTELLKRRDIAPYGLRSEFQVRKIIVPLGVPEQPKEKYTPIRSGLRERKRAESPKLTEPSVTETWVPEERLELWEIKLFGEKVEKQRAAQQEKLNTQQAAQNATQIKQQLEEQLKQQRAAMQQKRLLEAQTTYTTTATVTGSQAVFKTLTSLTPGSTVLKTAGGMTTILSPGGLVKKIQHVQPKAITTIGGSVVSSGLTGVRPMVKVQIPGSPGTIALRPAGSQTIQLAPKPAQGTVVTMGGGQPLTAIKLNTGGTGLAGQTVVRAATPTTVRTSTPSNVQNVQIIQGPNGQLQVKGLMPGQQVIKLPDGRLQLISTVAQKQLQQQGGMVQLASSQPATPQRAAIQIQASQPTIQPQTVVVNSAGIPVSLGASAGTTPTKIVLGSQGGAQAMLVSTPQSSTVSAGTVSIMTSAGGGIARIISPVKGTAGQVIQKVGTSGGSIMALANTPQGPKIIRHITPQIVVQGQQQQPQSAVSVQLKQQQLQQQQAILAQQQATLQAAAAQQGQTPTQQPQTQQIKLPGGQILQLSGTPGQTITVTPQQLAALQQQQQLKLKQVDTSQPSSTNQPTVTTQTGASFQHQFVKQVGVGAEGKAGVVQTTVKSQTAGSTPTVQGTGPKSPAVAPNPTGQKYAVTPQVVQEVVRQALLQNQTPEIQAKLLAMQKHMVQQKAPDLKSIMPTATAISLPPPSRPEPAPTTVVATSPDMGALAKQKAPLTQEQKEEHARTSVCSQALKSILDKIEREEKREQKLQRKAESAEEKQKRLAATKSQQILYKHKEALKREIQRKRHLNEQNMQVDIQNEIQELQKVQGGSRKKAVAVRQPVIPAATIALQKHQQELMKLPPMPPSSAQVAAEAKAKKKKQKVISTGGPGGVTRSLNPRQKLYCVCKQPYDESRFYIGCDLCSNWYHGECVNISETKSKYIDSFICDDCKKQQEVATEELYCLCLTPYDESRFYVGCDRCQDWFHCECVGITQRQADELDSYICPKCLRRDQEDPINQKELTDNDYELLFKLLHSLQVHKMGWPFLEAVDPIEVPDYYEIVKDPMDLSQVEANLDGHQYRRLTDFIKDVTKIFNNCRLYNPPDTPFFQCAEVLETYFVQKLKAMKDKFLHSQE